The following is a genomic window from Candidatus Limnocylindrales bacterium.
CCGGCAACGGTGAGATTGCCGGAAATGTAGATCGTGTCCGCGGTCACGGCGATCGAGTACGGGTCATTTTCGATTCCGCTACCCGCAAGGCGCGTGTCCCAGCTTCCGAGAGCTCGAGTCAGCACGGGAAGCTCGGCGCTCGCGATGAATGGCGAGGCGACGAGCGTCGTGACGGCCAGGGAGGCGATCGAAACGATTGTTTGCAGGAGACGGTCCACTTGCGTCGTGCGCATTCGTGGAAACTAGCTGTCGGCGCGGCTCCTCACAAGGAAGGAAGCGTCATTGCGGGCGGTCCTTCGCATCGCGCCGGCTCTCGAAGCCGGTCCATGCGGCGATTCACTCCTGAATGACGAGAAGTGATGCGGAAGGCGGAGCAGGGCGACCGTGTGCTTCGCCCTGCTCCGCGAGCTTCACCAGCGACGTTCGAACGGACTTAGCTTCTTATTCGCTGGTTCGAGAAGGTATTGCGGTCTCGACGCGATGTCGGTCTCCACGACGACTACCGGCAACCGGTTGCGCGCGGTGCTCGCGTAAGCTCTCGAGCCGTCCTGCACCATGGATCGCTTGTCGGTGCGCAGCGCGACGACGCGTTATCTGCTCAGGCAGGAGGCCCCTCGGCAAACTGCGGCAGCTCATCGAAGATGCCGATCCACGCAGCCTTGTCGCTCACAAAGATGTGCATCTGCGGAAGCATCGGCGGATCGTCATCCATGCTCCCGAGCGGAATGACCGCGAGATCGCGGCCCTCGTCGCTGCGCGGCATCGCCGATCCGCAGTGTCCGCAGAACACCTGCGCGAAGTATCTGGCGTCGGGAACCTTGTATTGCCGCAGCTCCCCTTGCCCCCGTGTGAATCGAAGATCGCCGAGGCGCACGAACATGTTGCTCGCGTGGCCTGCCGAGCGCGCCTTCCGGCAGCGGCCGCAGTAACAGTTGGCGGCGCGCACCGGTTCGCCGTTGATCACGAACGCGACCCGGCCGCACAGGCAGCTCCCGCGCGGACGGCCCGGCGCATCGACGGGCACTCTTGCGGGATGAACCGGCGCATCGACGCCGTCGGGAAACGCATCGTACTGCAACAGGCCGTCGTTGATGTTCCACCAGGGCGCCTTGGACCCGGCGAAGATGTGCGATGACGGAACAACACCGGGGTCGCCATCGATATTTCCGAGTGGAATGAACACGAGGCCCTGGAATTCATCTCCCGGCATCGTTGATCCACAGCGTCCGCAGAAGCAGCGATGAAAGCCGGGCGACGACTCGTAGCGCAAGAGTTTGTCCTTCCCCCGCAGCCACTCGAGATCGGCGGCCTGCGCCATTGCGTACGTCGCATACGGCGTTCCATGTTCCTTACGGCAGAAGCCGCAGTGGCAGTGATGGGCTTCGGCCAGTGGCCCGTTGATGCGATAGGCGACGTCGCCGCAAAGGCAGCTTCCTTGGGGCATGGGTGAAGTCCTCCGGCGGTGGTGTTGTCAGAGTACGGCGCAAGATGCGACGCATTGCCGGCCAACGACCTCCGCGATGGAGGCCGAGTCCGAAGACGGTCGCCACTCGAACACCTTGACAGGGGTGGAAAGCCGGGCCGCACGTCCCACTGTAACGATCCGCGCAGCGCGGGCGTTATACTGCCGACGTGCCCGAACCGTCCGCCATCGAAGGCGCCTTCCGTTCGAGCGAGCGCAGGCTCTGGCAGCTCTGCTACCGGATGACCGGCGTAGCGGCCGACGCCGACGAGCTCGTGCAGGATGCGTTCGTGCGCGCGCTCGAAGCCCCGGCCCCGCTCGCCGGAGCCGATCTCGAGCGCTGGCTGGTGCGCGTCGCGACCAATCTCAGCCTGGACCGGCTGCGGCGCCGCAAGAGGCGCCGCTACGTCGGTCCATGGCTGCCGTCGCCGATAGAAACTCCCGAGCCAGACGCCGAGCACGCGGACACACGCGATGCGGCCGAACGATACGAGCAGGCCGAAGAGGTTTCGTTCGCGTTTCTGATCGCTCTCGAAGCGCTCAGTCCCAGGGCGCGCGCCGTGCTGCTGCTCGCCGACGTACTCGACTATCCGGCGACCGAAATTGCCGCCATCCTCGAGACCAGCGAAGGCAACGTGCGCGTGCTTCATCATCGAGCGCGCCGCGTGCTCGACGAGCACCACGCCGACCCGTTTCCTTCCGCGGACGCCCTCGGCCGCCAGCGCGACGCGCTCGGCAGGTTCGTCTTCTGCATGATGCAGCAGGACGCCGACGGACTTGCTGCGCTGCTCGCCGACGACGTTCGCTCGCTGACCGATGGAGGCGGGCGCTATACCGCGCTCCGCGAACCACTGATCGGTCGCGAGCGCGTCGTGCGCTTCCATCTCGAGACCGCGCGGCGTCGCGCACCGATTTCGACCAGCGAGCTCCGCTTCGTCAACGGTGCGCTCGCGCTCGTGGTCGAGACGAGACCGCTACGCCCGCAGATGGCTCCGCGCCTGGTGCTGCGCTGCGAGGTCGACGCGAGCGGCCGCATCTCGGAGCTGCACACGGTTCTGGCGCCGGCGAAACTGACTGCGATGCGGTTTCGCCAGTCGGGTGCTGGGGATGCCGTCGCCGACTGAACGCGAGCGGACCTGACGCGCCCGGCCCGATGCCGGCGCCGCGAAACGAAGCAGCCCGTGTAACAATCCGCTTCCGGCCGTCGTTATGCGGTCATGAGTCTCCGAGAGTTCGTGACCAATTCTGCTTTCATCGTCGTCCTGCTCGGCATTCTGACGGCCGCAGAGCTCGCGATTCCACTGGCGATGGCGCCGAACCACGGAGCAAGGCGCCGACGCGCCAACCTCGGAATGACAGTGGTAACGCTCGTCTTTAATTGGGGTCTGATCTCCGCCGCAGCCTCGAGCGCCGCCAGTCCGCAGAATACCGGCCTGCTGTCCGCTTCCGGACTTCCGCTCGCAGCGCAAACTGTCCTCGGCATCGTCGTGCTCGATTTCGCGTACGGCTATCTCGCGCACCGGCTGATGCATGCATCGCCGTTCCTGTGGAAATTTCATCGCGTCCATCACGCCGATGCGTTCGTGGATGTGACCACGACATACCGCACGCACCCGGTCGAAGGCCTCTGGCGTTACGCGTTCCTGCTGGTGCCGATCCGCCTGCTCGGAATCCCGGCGGCTGCGATCGTGGTCTACCGCGCGCTGTCGGTCGCCAACGCGGCGCTGGAGCATGCGAACATCCGCGTGCGCCCGGCCGCCGACATGTGGATCTCGCGCCTGTGGGTCACTCCGAACATGCACAAGGTGCATCACTCGCGCATCCAGGCGGAGACCGACTCCAACTACGGCAACATTCTTTCGATCCACGATCGCCTGCTCGGCACGTTCACGCCGACCGATCGCGCGTTCGGCCTCGCGTACGGCCTGGACGATGCCGAAGACGCGGCGAATGCGTCGGCGACGCAGCTGCTCGCGATGCCGTTCAGCGCCGGCCCGGCTTCGCAGGCGTCCGCGGCCTGAGTACCCACGGCTTGGTCTTGCCGATGCCCTTGAGCTTGACGCCGCGGATCTCGATCAGCGTGAATGCCTCGTCATCGGCGAGCTTGTCCGCGAAATCATCCGAGACGATCACGGTACCCGGCGTCGCGATGCCGCCGAGACGACTCGCAAGGTTGACGGTGGGTCCGTAGAAGTCGCCTTCCCATGCCAGCATTGGACCAGCCGCGAGGCCGACGCGCACATCGGGCAGCACCGGGTCGGCGCTGCACGCGGCAGCAAGCGCGAGCGCCGTCGCGGCGGCAGCATGCGGATTCGAGTTGCTGAACATGACTTCGTCGCCGAGCGTCTTGATCACGCGCCCGCCACGCTCGGGAATTTCCTGGTACGCGATCTTCTCGAAGCGGTCGACGATGTCGACGATCTCGTGATCGGAAAGCTTGAGCGTGATCGCCGTGTAACCGACGAGATCCGCGAAACCGACGGTCGTCGATTCTGCCCGGCCCATCTGGCCGGAAGCGCCCGCCACGATCTGCGAGATCGACGCGAACAGATGCCGGCGCCAGATGTAGCCGAGAAACGGCTCGTATCCGCGCACGAGAGCTTCGGCGAGCGCAGCGATCCGGTCGGCCGCCTCGTTGTTCGAGAGCGCCGCATCGCGCGTGATCGCGGCGATCTCGTCGGAAATCGACAGCACGTGCATGTGCGCGACACGCGACAGCGCCTGGCCGGTGGCGCGCGTCATCTGCAGCAGCATCTCGCGATCCGGACCGACGCCGCCCGACGGCTCTCCATTGATGAGGCTGGCCGTGAAGCGAAGCGCTTCGACGTCGCGCCGCGTGTAGACCTTCTCCGACGGCGGCACCGATGGAAGCCCGAGCGCCTGCCAGAATCGGCGCGCATGATCGCCGGTCACGCTGGCGAGCGGCGGAACCTCGCTGCCGGCAAGCTCGAGCTTTCCGAGCAGCAGGTTGCCGACCGCGCTCGAGATGTCCGATGTGCGCGTGCCCACCAGCTATACGGCGAGCAGGCTGCGCGCGATCTGCGAGACCTGGATCTCGTCGGTGCCCGCGTAGATCTGGAGCACCTTCGCGTCGCGGCAGAGCTGCTCCACGCGATACTCCGACATGTACCCGTTGCCGCCGTGAAGCTGCACGGCTTCCAGACAGACCTCCATCGCCGACTGTGCCGAATAGAGCTTCATCGCGGACGCTTCGGCGAAAGTCGGGCGGACGCCCGCGGCGGCAAGCTCGATCTGCCGGAACACCATGTTCTGGATGTTCATGCGCGCGACTTCCATTTTGGCGAGCTTGAGCTGAATGAGCTGGAACTCTCCGATCGGGCGGCCGAATGCGACGCGCGTGCGTGCGTATTCGATCGACAGCCGCAGGCACTCCTCGACCATTCCCAGCGCCATCGCGGCGACGCCCGTACGCTCGGTCGAAAACGTATCCTTCGCGCCGGCTCGCGACGTGACGTTTTCGGTCTCGCCGAGAAGCTGGTCACGCCCGACGCGAACGTCCGACAGGAAAAGGTCTCCGGTCGGTGACGAATGCATGCCCATCTTCCGGACCGGTTTCGACTGGTCGAGGCCGGGCGTGCCGCGTTCGAGCACGAACGTCAGTACCTTGCGTTCGGCCGGCGGATTGCCTTCGTCGAGACGGCAGATGAACACGATCGTATCCGCGTAAGGTCCGTTGGTGATGAACGTCTTGCTGCCGTTGAGGATGTATCCGTCGCCGTCGCGCCGGGCCGTCGACTTCATTCCGCCGAATGCGTCCGAGCCGGAGCCGGGCTCGGTGATTGCCCACGAGCCGATCTTGTCGAGCGTCAGCAGGTCGAGCGCCCAGCGTTCCTTCTGCGCGATGGTGCCCTTCGACATGATCGCCGCCGAAGTGAGACCTACGCTCACTCCCATCGCCGTGACCATTCCCGGGCAGTAACGGCACAGCTCCATCGTCGGGATGATCTGCATCGCCACGCGATCGGCCGCTTCGGCGCCGGTTTGAGGTTCTTTCGGCTCGGCGGCTACTGCCGGAAGCTCGCCGTTCGCCACGCGCTTTTCGCGCAGGATCTGGCTGCGGAAGCGTTCGCGCGCCACCTGGTCGATGCCGAACGAGCGGAACATCTTGCGCAGCACGTCGTACGGAGGCGTGTCGCCGTGCTCGAACTCCTCGATGTGCGGGACGATCTCGGCCTCGATGAAGCGACGGATCGCATCGCGCATCATCTGATGCTGCTCACTCCACTGGATCACCTGCTGGTCCTCCTTCGGAAAAATCGGGGTCAGACACCGATTTCCGGAAATCGGTGTCTGACCCCGATTTTCCGATTCGCAATCACCCGGCCGAAAACTGCGGCGGCGGGCGAGACTACACGCGGGCGCTACCGAGTCGAGGCCAACCCATCCGCGGTCAAAATTGCCTGTCTGGGGATCGATTCGAGCGACATTCGAAAACCCGTGGCTCGCGAGACGTCGGAACCGCAAGATTCCAACGTGAACCCGGACAAAGGAGGTCGCCCGCATGCGCTTCTCCACGACCAGCCTGATCGCTGTGGCCCTGTGCGTGCTCACAGCCGCGGGATGCGGTGACCACGCAAGACTTCCGGAGTCGGCGGGCTTCGGGCCGACGCCGACGCTGCCGCCGCCGCACAAGTCGCTGTTTCCGACCACGAATGTCGTAACCGCGGTCGGATGGTCCGTTGGCGCGCGGCCGACGGCGGCTCCCGAAACCACCGTGAGTCCGTTCGCAAAGGATCTTCAGCATCCGCGCTGGCTGTACGTGCTTCCGAACGGCGACGTGCTGGTCGCGGAAACCGACGGCCCGCCGCGCCCGGACGACGAGAAGGGCGTCAAGAAATCGCTGATGCATACGATGATGAAGCAGGCCGGATCGGATCAGCCGAGCGCGAACCGGATCACGCTGCTCCGCGATGCCGGCGGCGACGGCGCCGTCGAGACGCGATCGTTGTTTCTGA
Proteins encoded in this region:
- a CDS encoding GFA family protein; the protein is MPQGSCLCGDVAYRINGPLAEAHHCHCGFCRKEHGTPYATYAMAQAADLEWLRGKDKLLRYESSPGFHRCFCGRCGSTMPGDEFQGLVFIPLGNIDGDPGVVPSSHIFAGSKAPWWNINDGLLQYDAFPDGVDAPVHPARVPVDAPGRPRGSCLCGRVAFVINGEPVRAANCYCGRCRKARSAGHASNMFVRLGDLRFTRGQGELRQYKVPDARYFAQVFCGHCGSAMPRSDEGRDLAVIPLGSMDDDPPMLPQMHIFVSDKAAWIGIFDELPQFAEGPPA
- a CDS encoding sigma-70 family RNA polymerase sigma factor, which gives rise to MPEPSAIEGAFRSSERRLWQLCYRMTGVAADADELVQDAFVRALEAPAPLAGADLERWLVRVATNLSLDRLRRRKRRRYVGPWLPSPIETPEPDAEHADTRDAAERYEQAEEVSFAFLIALEALSPRARAVLLLADVLDYPATEIAAILETSEGNVRVLHHRARRVLDEHHADPFPSADALGRQRDALGRFVFCMMQQDADGLAALLADDVRSLTDGGGRYTALREPLIGRERVVRFHLETARRRAPISTSELRFVNGALALVVETRPLRPQMAPRLVLRCEVDASGRISELHTVLAPAKLTAMRFRQSGAGDAVAD
- a CDS encoding sterol desaturase family protein, producing the protein MTNSAFIVVLLGILTAAELAIPLAMAPNHGARRRRANLGMTVVTLVFNWGLISAAASSAASPQNTGLLSASGLPLAAQTVLGIVVLDFAYGYLAHRLMHASPFLWKFHRVHHADAFVDVTTTYRTHPVEGLWRYAFLLVPIRLLGIPAAAIVVYRALSVANAALEHANIRVRPAADMWISRLWVTPNMHKVHHSRIQAETDSNYGNILSIHDRLLGTFTPTDRAFGLAYGLDDAEDAANASATQLLAMPFSAGPASQASAA
- a CDS encoding adenylate/guanylate cyclase domain-containing protein, whose amino-acid sequence is MGTRTSDISSAVGNLLLGKLELAGSEVPPLASVTGDHARRFWQALGLPSVPPSEKVYTRRDVEALRFTASLINGEPSGGVGPDREMLLQMTRATGQALSRVAHMHVLSISDEIAAITRDAALSNNEAADRIAALAEALVRGYEPFLGYIWRRHLFASISQIVAGASGQMGRAESTTVGFADLVGYTAITLKLSDHEIVDIVDRFEKIAYQEIPERGGRVIKTLGDEVMFSNSNPHAAAATALALAAACSADPVLPDVRVGLAAGPMLAWEGDFYGPTVNLASRLGGIATPGTVIVSDDFADKLADDEAFTLIEIRGVKLKGIGKTKPWVLRPRTPAKPGRR
- a CDS encoding acyl-CoA dehydrogenase family protein, coding for MIQWSEQHQMMRDAIRRFIEAEIVPHIEEFEHGDTPPYDVLRKMFRSFGIDQVARERFRSQILREKRVANGELPAVAAEPKEPQTGAEAADRVAMQIIPTMELCRYCPGMVTAMGVSVGLTSAAIMSKGTIAQKERWALDLLTLDKIGSWAITEPGSGSDAFGGMKSTARRDGDGYILNGSKTFITNGPYADTIVFICRLDEGNPPAERKVLTFVLERGTPGLDQSKPVRKMGMHSSPTGDLFLSDVRVGRDQLLGETENVTSRAGAKDTFSTERTGVAAMALGMVEECLRLSIEYARTRVAFGRPIGEFQLIQLKLAKMEVARMNIQNMVFRQIELAAAGVRPTFAEASAMKLYSAQSAMEVCLEAVQLHGGNGYMSEYRVEQLCRDAKVLQIYAGTDEIQVSQIARSLLAV